From Saccharibacillus brassicae:
CGTCCGTATCGGGAAAAGCAGCGAACAGCTCTTTCGCTTTTTCCTCCGCCTCTGTCAGCGCGAACGACGCGGTCCGAATCACTTCGTAGGCAACTCCCGTATCCTGAAGCACTTCGACGGCTCCCTGAAAACGATCCTGCGCCGGACGGATATGCGCCGGGCCTTGCAGTACGGCGATTCGGCGGCTGCCCCGCTTGATAATCTGCTGCGCAGCGATCCGGCCGCCCTCCCGACCGTCCGCGTACACGGCCGGACGGTCGCTGGAGATCCGATCCAAAAAGACGACCGGTATATTCAAACGGCGATACGATTCCATGCCCGGAAAATTGGTGGACGAGATAATGCCGACCGCGTTATTTTGCACAAAAGTCTGGATATAATCCTGTTCTTTTTGTTCGCTCTCGTCGCTGTTGCCGAAGATCAGACGGAATCCGCTTTCCTGCATCCGGTCTTCCACGCCTCGGGCAAGCTGCGGGAAATACGGGTTCGTAATATCCGGCAGCAGCAATCCGATCAATTTCGATTTGCGCTTGTACAGGGAACGAGCCACCTCGTTGGGCGTATAATTCAGCTCTTGAATCGCCTTTTCCACCATACGGCGCGTATCTTCGTGCACATAACCGGTTTCGTTGAGTACCCGCGATACGGTAGCGACCGATACACCTACGTGTTTTGCGACATCTTTTATCGTGACCATACTTTTCACCTCGAATGAGTAACCGGTTACACATAAAGTATCACAACTTTAAACCGTTTTCAAGACTTATCAAATTTATTTACACCTTGTGGGTATAGTTTCGTTCCAAGACCGAAATTCCGCACGTGCCGTTGCCACCGAATGATACCCCGTACGAGATCCAGTCGCTCCGGCTTCCGGCGTACCCCTCGGTCCCAGAAGCGGATCGTATGTGCGTCGGTGCAGGAGACGACTGCGTGTGAAGCGAGTTCTTTTTCCATATAAAAATCAGGCGTTGGTGTCGGTCATGGCCGGAAGATGGATCTCTTTGACGCAGGCAGCCGGGGATAAACCGATCAGGCAGCTTGCCAAATCGATCACGTCCTGCAACGGAATCCGAGTCCCTCCA
This genomic window contains:
- a CDS encoding LacI family DNA-binding transcriptional regulator produces the protein MVTIKDVAKHVGVSVATVSRVLNETGYVHEDTRRMVEKAIQELNYTPNEVARSLYKRKSKLIGLLLPDITNPYFPQLARGVEDRMQESGFRLIFGNSDESEQKEQDYIQTFVQNNAVGIISSTNFPGMESYRRLNIPVVFLDRISSDRPAVYADGREGGRIAAQQIIKRGSRRIAVLQGPAHIRPAQDRFQGAVEVLQDTGVAYEVIRTASFALTEAEEKAKELFAAFPDTDGVIASNDMAAIAVLHEALRLGKKVPEEVQIIGFDDIPLIGLLSPPLSTIRQPAYDMGYKAAELMIRLIEGQPVEQQNIQMPVEFVERGSTRENPEKRRE